A genomic region of Marinobacter sp. NP-4(2019) contains the following coding sequences:
- a CDS encoding Glu/Leu/Phe/Val family dehydrogenase: MTYDLLDESGQILREAGRLGQIDPNVMEFLAAPARVVSFRIPLKMDDGSFRVFDAHRVRYNDALGPSRDGTRISADLELDEVKSLALIMAIKHAAGRIPAGGGKGGIVADPRELSDRELQSLCRAYIRNLRPRGPAYDVPGADIGTGLQSMSWMLDEYESVTGYHQPTAVNDKPPILGGSLGGYEATGSGVFDVFQEASTLDGYDIENARVAIQGFGQVGSVAAGLFYEAGCDVVAVSDSRGGVYANDGLDIPGLLAHKQATGKVADFAGSQPLTSAETLECDCDVLVPASVQGVITADNADRIRARMVVEAANAPVTVAADEMLLEKGVTVVPDVLANAGSVHLCQMERSQGLSDYYWDIDTVNRMRQDRLTRSYREALNTAAEYQVKSIRLGAWINALKRIEEAMHMRGWC; encoded by the coding sequence ATGACATACGATCTTCTGGATGAAAGCGGGCAGATTCTTCGTGAGGCCGGACGTCTCGGTCAGATTGACCCCAATGTGATGGAATTTCTTGCCGCACCTGCACGCGTGGTGTCGTTTCGCATTCCATTGAAGATGGACGACGGCAGCTTTCGTGTCTTCGATGCCCATCGGGTCCGTTATAACGATGCCCTGGGTCCGAGTCGAGATGGGACACGGATTTCTGCCGATCTCGAACTTGATGAGGTGAAATCGCTGGCACTGATCATGGCGATCAAACATGCCGCTGGCCGGATTCCTGCCGGTGGGGGCAAGGGCGGCATCGTGGCCGACCCGCGTGAACTGAGTGATCGGGAGTTGCAGTCTCTTTGCCGGGCTTACATTCGCAACCTGCGTCCCCGTGGTCCGGCTTACGATGTGCCCGGTGCGGATATCGGCACCGGGCTGCAATCCATGAGCTGGATGCTGGACGAATATGAATCAGTCACCGGATACCATCAGCCGACAGCGGTCAATGACAAACCTCCCATCCTTGGCGGATCCCTGGGGGGGTATGAAGCGACCGGCAGTGGTGTTTTCGACGTATTTCAGGAGGCTTCGACGCTGGATGGCTATGATATTGAAAATGCCCGTGTCGCTATCCAGGGATTTGGTCAGGTCGGGTCGGTAGCAGCAGGTCTGTTCTACGAAGCCGGGTGTGATGTGGTGGCGGTGAGTGATAGCCGTGGCGGCGTCTATGCGAACGACGGGCTCGATATTCCAGGCCTGTTGGCACACAAGCAGGCCACCGGGAAAGTCGCAGACTTTGCCGGCAGCCAGCCTTTAACCAGTGCAGAGACGCTGGAATGTGACTGTGATGTGCTGGTACCGGCGTCGGTTCAGGGCGTCATTACCGCGGACAATGCCGACAGGATCCGGGCCCGGATGGTGGTGGAGGCTGCCAATGCCCCGGTCACGGTCGCCGCCGATGAGATGCTGCTGGAAAAAGGGGTGACCGTCGTACCGGATGTACTGGCCAACGCCGGTAGCGTGCATTTATGCCAGATGGAACGTAGCCAGGGGCTTTCCGATTATTACTGGGACATTGATACGGTCAACCGCATGCGACAGGACCGGTTGACCAGAAGCTACCGGGAAGCGTTGAACACGGCAGCTGAATACCAAGTAAAATCAATCCGGCTGGGTGCATGGATTAACGCACTCAAACGGATTGAAGAAGCGATGCACATGCGCGGCTGGTGTTAG
- a CDS encoding GNAT family N-acetyltransferase, translating into MSPVAVDTAHQGKGVGQKLINFGIKYLAELGVELIFTYGDPNYYSKMGFKHVPQELAKAPFELAHPEGWLGQSLNGGSIELPLGQARCIEAFNDPQYW; encoded by the coding sequence TTGTCACCAGTAGCTGTAGATACAGCTCATCAGGGCAAAGGCGTTGGCCAAAAACTGATTAATTTTGGCATCAAGTACCTGGCTGAATTGGGTGTTGAGCTCATTTTTACCTATGGCGATCCGAACTATTATTCAAAAATGGGGTTCAAGCACGTACCTCAAGAGCTTGCGAAAGCACCATTTGAACTAGCTCATCCTGAAGGGTGGTTGGGGCAATCACTGAATGGAGGCAGTATTGAGCTACCGCTGGGACAGGCTCGTTGCATCGAGGCATTCAATGATCCTCAATATTGGTAA
- a CDS encoding VOC family protein, giving the protein MKSIKTSLMFVGKQAGKAEEAIKFYTSLFPGSEIIDLQRYEAGEHEKAFRALAEGGSELMPLDNSSHGCRSAPLLELFYCHQ; this is encoded by the coding sequence ATGAAATCCATTAAGACCTCGCTCATGTTTGTCGGGAAACAGGCAGGGAAAGCCGAGGAGGCGATCAAGTTCTATACCTCTCTATTCCCTGGTTCAGAGATCATTGATCTTCAGCGCTACGAAGCTGGCGAACATGAAAAGGCATTTCGGGCTCTAGCCGAGGGTGGTTCAGAGCTAATGCCTTTGGATAATTCTTCACACGGTTGTCGTTCGGCTCCCCTATTAGAGCTTTTCTATTGTCACCAGTAG
- a CDS encoding NAD(P)-dependent alcohol dehydrogenase, with amino-acid sequence MKALIYRKFGSADELEWSGDWQEPELTDGSVLVKVVAGSVNPKDVLLRKGKFSKTLARDPLPRISGLDVSGEILAVGDNVTGYAIGDRVFGMTNHFSGGVHAEVALLRGDEICHAPGNLSLEQAGSVPLAALTALQALRDLCKVQKGHRVLINGASGGVGHFAVQIAKALGAEVHAVCGSKNLQFVESIGADAVYSYQDQAANQLSQQFDVVFDVFGKLTHKDFSRQLGKRGIFVSTVPKASTIISEALARTGLGKRSRLVEVKSRSADLAQLKDWIEARKIIPHIDAIYPVSQAQDAHRHVESRHTVGKVCIRLSTTPEEVHSAS; translated from the coding sequence ATGAAGGCACTGATCTATCGTAAATTCGGTTCTGCCGATGAATTGGAGTGGAGCGGTGACTGGCAGGAGCCGGAACTTACCGACGGGAGTGTACTGGTCAAAGTCGTTGCCGGAAGTGTGAACCCCAAAGATGTGCTGCTGCGAAAAGGAAAGTTCAGCAAAACCCTGGCGCGCGATCCGCTACCTCGTATTTCAGGGCTGGATGTGTCGGGAGAGATCCTGGCAGTCGGTGACAACGTCACAGGCTATGCAATCGGCGACAGGGTTTTCGGGATGACTAACCATTTCTCCGGTGGCGTTCATGCTGAGGTGGCCCTGTTGAGGGGTGACGAGATCTGCCATGCACCCGGTAATCTTTCCCTTGAGCAGGCAGGCAGTGTTCCGCTCGCAGCTCTGACTGCACTGCAGGCTTTGAGAGATTTGTGCAAAGTCCAGAAAGGGCACCGAGTGTTAATCAATGGCGCCAGCGGCGGAGTAGGGCATTTCGCGGTACAGATTGCCAAGGCGCTGGGTGCCGAAGTGCATGCGGTCTGCGGTTCTAAAAATCTGCAGTTCGTGGAATCCATCGGTGCGGATGCGGTCTACAGTTATCAGGATCAGGCTGCCAATCAACTATCACAGCAATTTGATGTGGTGTTTGATGTTTTCGGGAAATTGACACACAAGGACTTTTCCCGGCAGCTCGGAAAACGAGGCATATTCGTCAGCACGGTACCCAAAGCTTCCACCATCATCTCCGAAGCTCTGGCTCGCACCGGTCTTGGCAAACGATCCCGATTGGTCGAAGTGAAATCCCGCTCGGCAGATCTGGCGCAATTAAAAGACTGGATAGAAGCCAGGAAGATCATCCCCCATATTGATGCGATCTACCCCGTTTCCCAAGCGCAGGACGCGCACCGACATGTCGAGTCGCGACATACGGTGGGGAAGGTTTGTATTCGGTTGTCCACCACACCGGAGGAAGTCCACTCTGCTTCTTGA